A stretch of DNA from Candidatus Hydrothermales bacterium:
CAGGTACATAATCTCTTACTTGGTACGCAGTTTGAATTGTTGCTACCATTCCTACAAAGGAGGATGTAAAAATTACAAGTAAAAGTGAATTGTATCCTATTTCATAAATTTCATAGATTATCTCTCTAAAATACTTTCTGACAAATCTTAAAGAGGTGAAAAAGCTAACTGTAGTATAAGAAATTTCACTTAATAATTCTAAAAAAGATAAAAAAAATCCTTTAAAAGGGAATACCACCTTCCTCAGTACCAAGATATTCTCTACCAGGATTTTCAAATTTCATGAATTCTTTTCTAAACGCGAGAACAAACTTCCCTTGAGGTCCATTTCTATTTTTTGCCACATAGAATCTTATCAAATTTTCCGCATATGGCTCTGTAGGTTCAAAAACTTCATATTCCTCTTGTTTTTTGTAAAGAAAGACAACAATATCAGCATCCTGTTCAAGTGCCCCTGATTCTCTTAAATCTGATAGTTTGGGAGCCGCATCTTCTTCTTTTCTTTCCTCTGCCTTTCTTGAAAGCTGAGATAGAGCTACTACAGGTACGTTTAACTCTCTTGCCAATTTCTTTAAAGAGTCTGTAATATAAGCTAATTCTCTAGGTCGGCTCTCAAATCTTGGTCTTGATTCATGTAAGGGGGCTTGAATAAGTTGAATATAATCAATAAAGATAATTTTTACTTTATGTTCAAGAACTGCTCTTCTTGCCTTGGCTCTAAGTTCCTGTATTGATATTGATGGTGTATCATCGATAAAAATTGGAAGATTTTCAATTCTACTTGCTGCCTCAAGAAGTCTTCTCATTTCGCTTTCACTTAATGAATTTAGGTTTCTAAATTTAATACTGTCAATTTCAGATTCAAGAATTAAAAATCTCATTGCTATGTGTATCTTTGACATTTCTATGCTGAATAGAGCAGATGGAATGTTATAAAATTTTGCTAATCTATATATTACATTGAGAATAAAACTTGTTTTTCCTACTGAGGGTCTTGAAGCAACAACTACAAATTCTCCTGGATGGAATCCCCCTGTAATTTCATCGAATTTTGTATAACCTGTTAAAATACCCTGTACACCTTCTCTTTCTCTTCCCTTTATTTCGTTTATGTAAATTTTAAGCACTTCACTTATTGGCAAAAGTCCCTCCCTTATCTTTATTTGGGCAATTTCAAAAATTTTTCTATCTAATTCATAAAGAATCTCCTCTGCTTCCTCTTCACCACTTTCACATCTTTTTATAGTGTCATAACAGAGTTCTATTGTTTTTCTTAAAATGTACTTTTCAGTCAGTGACTTTATGTAATCGTCAATGTAAGATGGATTTATTGCATATTCTCCCAGCTCTACAAGATACTCTATTCCTCCAATTTTATTTAGAAGATCTTCTTTTTCAAGAACTTCTGCTACGTTTATTGGATCTAGTTTCTTTCTTTTGTCAACTGTTTTTAACATTGCTCTATAGATATCTCTGTGAGAGGGTTCATAGAACATCTCCTCTTTTAGTTGTTCGAAGGCTTTTGTTGCGGCACTTTCTAGAACAAACATTGATCCAAGTATTGCTTTTTCTATCTCTATATCAAAGGGAACTTTAAACTTTTCGTCTTTCATTGAAAAATTTTACTGTTTCTTTTAGGGCTTCTTCAATATCCCATTCGGGTTTAAAATTTAATTCTTTCTGAGCTTTTTTAATATCAAGAGCTATCCTTGTAATTTCAGCTTCCCTTTTTGCTAGATAAATTGGCCTTTTTTTATAGCCTGTTAATTTTTTTAATTTTTCAAATATTTGGTTTATACTTGTCTCTTTGCCTGTTCCTATGTTAAATATTCCCGTTTTGCCTTTTAGTATATATTCTGTTGCAAGGAGATTTGCTTTTACTACATCATTTATAAATATAAAATCTCTTGTTTGGTTTCCATCACCATATATGTGAACCTCTTCATTATTTAGCATTTTTTCACAAAAAATAGCAACAACTCCGCTTTCACCGTGTGGATTTTGTCTTGGTCCAAAAACATTTCCGTATCTTAAAGAGACAAAAGGTAACTTCTTTGAATAATAGAGGCCGTACATTTCACCTGTTATTTTG
This window harbors:
- a CDS encoding NAD-dependent epimerase/dehydratase family protein, with amino-acid sequence MRVILTGGAGFIGSHVSELYIKMGFKILIIDDLSTGKEENLPKEAEFEKVSITDENKIIKIFKKFKPDIVNHHAAQSSVVESVKNPILDMEVNIRGTIFLLESSVLCNLKGFIFASSGGTVYGEPKKLPVKESYRFFPISPYGISKITGEMYGLYYSKKLPFVSLRYGNVFGPRQNPHGESGVVAIFCEKMLNNEEVHIYGDGNQTRDFIFINDVVKANLLATEYILKGKTGIFNIGTGKETSINQIFEKLKKLTGYKKRPIYLAKREAEITRIALDIKKAQKELNFKPEWDIEEALKETVKFFNERRKV
- the dnaB gene encoding replicative DNA helicase; the encoded protein is MKDEKFKVPFDIEIEKAILGSMFVLESAATKAFEQLKEEMFYEPSHRDIYRAMLKTVDKRKKLDPINVAEVLEKEDLLNKIGGIEYLVELGEYAINPSYIDDYIKSLTEKYILRKTIELCYDTIKRCESGEEEAEEILYELDRKIFEIAQIKIREGLLPISEVLKIYINEIKGREREGVQGILTGYTKFDEITGGFHPGEFVVVASRPSVGKTSFILNVIYRLAKFYNIPSALFSIEMSKIHIAMRFLILESEIDSIKFRNLNSLSESEMRRLLEAASRIENLPIFIDDTPSISIQELRAKARRAVLEHKVKIIFIDYIQLIQAPLHESRPRFESRPRELAYITDSLKKLARELNVPVVALSQLSRKAEERKEEDAAPKLSDLRESGALEQDADIVVFLYKKQEEYEVFEPTEPYAENLIRFYVAKNRNGPQGKFVLAFRKEFMKFENPGREYLGTEEGGIPF